The region ATCAAAATGGATAATATGAGGACCATATTCATCACTTACCCAGAAGGTACCGTCCGGAGCTATAGCAAGCCCTTCGGAATCTAAGCCGTCGATGTCATTGCTCAGTACATTGCCTTTTGTGTCATAGGCAATTTCTCCTGTTCCTCCCGAACCTATAGGATTAGGTAGTCCTGTAAGATTTTTTCCAGCTGCATTTTTTAGCAAAATAGTACCAATCTGTACCAATTTTCCCTCTTTTAATTGGAATTTTCCAATTTGTGGAGTGAAATCAGGATTGGAGAATACTTTTGAATCTTTAACAGGACCGTCAATATTAGGACCTCTGTCAGTCAGCATATAGAAAACAGATTTGTCTTGTGGATCTTGTACAAGAGAAGAGCCGTAGCCACCATTATAAACTTTAACACCGTTGATGTCGTTGATTATTTTGGGTTCGGAAGCCTCTGCCATATCCGGATAGCTAACGGATTTAAAAGGATTGTCATCATTGTTGCAGGCATACAAAGCTGCCAAGACAAACATGGATAAAAGTTTCTTTCTCATTATAATAGTCAATTAAGTTGCGGCAAAAATATTTTTTTAGTGTTTACAGTATTTTAATAGAATATTATCTTTTAATGAACAAAAAGAAAATCAGGGCTTTGGATAAAAAATAGATTTCCTATTTTTGCAGATTCTTAGAGAGAATCGTTTAATACAGAAAATTATTATGCTTTCAGTACAAAGTTTAGGACTGCATCATGCCGGAAATTATCTTTTCCAGAATGTGAATTTTACCATTAAGAAGAATGATAAAATTGGTCTGGTAGGTAAAAATGGTGCAGGGAAATCAACATTGCTAAAAATGCTTTCCGGCGAAATTAACTTCTATGAAGGGGATGTTGTTCCGGATGGTAGCATTACTATCGGTTTCCTGAAACAGGATCTGGACTTTGTAAAAGGAAGAACGGTATGGAATGAAACGATGCAGGCTTTTGAAAGCATCAACGCCATGAAGACTGAGTTGGAAGAAGTAAATGTTGGACTGGCAACGCGTACCGATTATGAAAGTGATGATTATGCAAAGCTTATTGACAGAATGACGGAACTAAACGATCTTCTTGTTCATCATGATGCATACAACTTGGATGCTGAAATGGAGAAGGTACTGTTAGGTCTTGGTTTTAAAGCAAGCGATTTCGAAAAGATTACCGATGAGTTTTCCGGAGGATGGAGAATGCGTATTGAGTTGGCAAAGCTTCTTCTGCAGAAGAATGATATTATGCTTCTCGATGAGCCTACCAACCACCTGGATATGGAATCTATTATCTGGCTGGAAAACTTCTTGAAAGACTATCCGGGAGCTATTGTGCTGGTTTCCCACGACAAGCAGTTCATGACATCGGTTTGTAATCGTACTTTTGATATCAATAACAAAAAAGTTGACGACTATAAAGCTAATTATACCAAGTATCTTGAGCTGAGAAAAGACAGAAAAGAAAAACTGATTCAGGCGAAGAAAAATCAGGATGCAGAGATTAAGCACACTGAAGATCTGATTAATAAATTCCGTGCGAGTGCTTCTAAAGCGGCTTTCGCACAATCCCTTATTAAAAAGCTTGATAAGCTGGAAAGAATTGAAGTAGAAAATGATGATGTTTCCAAATTCAATATTCGCTTTGTTCAGTCTGTTGTTCCGGGGAAAGTGATTTTTGAAGCTAAAAAGCTTGGAAAAGCTTATGGTGAAAAACAGGTTTTCAATAATGTAGATTTCTTCATAGAAAGAGGAGCGAAGATTGCTTTATTAGGACAGAACGGACAGGGAAAAACAACACTGGCGAAAATTTTAGCTGGTGA is a window of Elizabethkingia anophelis R26 DNA encoding:
- a CDS encoding ABC-F family ATP-binding cassette domain-containing protein, with the protein product MLSVQSLGLHHAGNYLFQNVNFTIKKNDKIGLVGKNGAGKSTLLKMLSGEINFYEGDVVPDGSITIGFLKQDLDFVKGRTVWNETMQAFESINAMKTELEEVNVGLATRTDYESDDYAKLIDRMTELNDLLVHHDAYNLDAEMEKVLLGLGFKASDFEKITDEFSGGWRMRIELAKLLLQKNDIMLLDEPTNHLDMESIIWLENFLKDYPGAIVLVSHDKQFMTSVCNRTFDINNKKVDDYKANYTKYLELRKDRKEKLIQAKKNQDAEIKHTEDLINKFRASASKAAFAQSLIKKLDKLERIEVENDDVSKFNIRFVQSVVPGKVIFEAKKLGKAYGEKQVFNNVDFFIERGAKIALLGQNGQGKTTLAKILAGEIRDYSGEWNLGHNVNIGYFAQNQEEVLSPNKTVLEEAEDAATEETRPRVRDLLGSFLFQGEDVQKKTKVLSGGERNRLALCKLLLRPFNTLIMDEPTNHLDIQSKEIIKIALQKFEGTLILISHDREFLQGLSDKIFEFRDGNMKEYLGNIDEYLEYRQKESIREVSIEKSKLAEAKQEVPASKVKEEPKTVESKKEFVSKEKKNIQNKISKTEQKINELESQIEEMEQGFAKENPTEEQLEKYQKLKEDLDLALQEWEFLAAQLEAE